Sequence from the Lasioglossum baleicum chromosome 9, iyLasBale1, whole genome shotgun sequence genome:
aaaaaaaacgaattatgaacaattatacaaATAATATACAGAAACTCAATGTTAATTTAGAATGAGATTGTTAAGATAACTGTATCGAGTGAAACTGTTAAAAGTATGTAACAGTCGTTGTGACCGTGAGTTCTCGCCTTGTAATTGTGGTCTGGATGCACGTAGAAGGCACTATTGTCAATAAtttcgataaatattattaatcacacGGAAAATATCGAAACAGCATTGTGCTTTTACTACTTATTGTTATGATATGCCTAACAGATTCACCCAATccttatgtatttattattgaaaatatgtaaCAACAAAATGATGACCCTTTGCAGTCCAGTCTTATTCATAACAAAAAATCATTATGCACCAATATCTCTGCATTTCCGATCCCGTCGATTGATATTTCTAAAGATTAgacaaaatttttacaaaaaatgtataaatcacACTGTAAGATTCtcaatatatcgaaaataaagTTAGGACGATGAAAATGGACACTTACACATAATTAATACTTTAAAGAACCGCAAAGGATTacaatatacatgtatatatatatatgtatatatgtacatacaaaaaTGGCAACGTGTTTTGCAATACGATATCATATATCCCTACACGCAAATAATTTATGTGTTGCATTCTTCGTTAAATGATATCCACGTCTATATAAATATTTCACGACAGACACAAACAAGTAAACATAAATCTGTTCGTTTCAATTTCATCGTTCTATTTCCTTTGTGTGtatcatcgttatttttcgatTGTAAAAAGAATGGAATTGTATATCACACAATATGAGTGAGCGTACCTCCGATTCATTTATTTTTGTGCGCAAAAGATAATTTCGCGGTAAGTTTCAACTACCAAAAATTCGATTACGCGACTGTTCAATttgttgtaaaaatttgacGTATGCAAGACACAAAGAtattcggacattgcgaaaaATGGGCGGAAAGTAGAACACATTGTACACTTATAAAAAAATAGTACGCTTTGTTAACATTACTAGAACGTTTTAAAGGACGTCAATGATTCTTAAAGAGGCATCTTCTCAAGATAGATTACTTCGTAGCACATTTTTCATCACTGTTTTTGATTTCGTTCTACGTTTTTACTATCGATCTTACTCGCAAACTATTTTGGACTACGTCCAAAAAATTCGAACACTGTACCATTTCCGGTTTTAAACAGTTCTCTTTACATTATAGTTGCACTTTGCTCGCGGCCCGAGCGTAAACTTTAATACTTCAGTAGAATATTTGCCATTTATATTAGtccgttccttttttttttttgcttaatAAATTCTAAACTGTACACTGTTTATACGATATTAGAAATTGTTACGTTCGTTATATGTAGAATATGATACTTAGCCATAAGTTAATAGTAGAAACGGGTTGCTACGAGTtaaaaaagtttcttttatccATTACACGAACGCGCGTGCTACCTCTCGACTCTATTCGACATAATGAAATATTGGTACTCGATCGAAGATGGCATTACTTTCAATTATTTTATGGCCAAGCAGTATTTATGACTAATATGCTTATCTCGAAATTATATGGAAACGTTTAAAGATTCAAAAATCGTGTCTTACGGTCTCGTTTTATAAAATTACATTCTGTAGCTTATTGAAATAGATTAACTATAGACTTTaccatttctttttaattctgCGCTTAATTACTTTGTAACATTTCATTTTGCGGTTTTTCTTCAAGGCAATATTTCTATATTGACACCTCCAGTATTTCTAACAATTTCATCTCAACATTCCGATCAACATTTATAGATCTTAAGGCGTTATGCTTGATTTCATGAGTGTGGTCGCATTTGCACTATTATTAGTTACCCGATAACAATTTGCAAATAGTACCCTACGGAATCGAACGAAACGATGATCCATTTGATCGCGACAAACTTGATTTTCACAGATCTGAACAAAATATACTTCTGCGATCCATACCATACACGAAATCCGAAATTAACAAATGATGTGGACAATTAAACTATGACGAAAAATCATTCGAAATAATACGTTTTCAGCCTAAATATAAATACTTCGTCAAggttacactatttacaaacgCACTTCCAAATGAGAACTTTTCTCAACTTCTTCACAAACCAAAGATGCCAAAAATTATGGTTTCTCCCTCTTCTATGAAATGAAGTTCtacatgaaaaagaaaaaactgaTTCGCGAGAAGATAGAAACTACCTACTATAAATAGCAATATTATCTTCCCTACTAATCAATAATATATGTGCATATTATTGTCTGAGTATAAAATTATCCTCTAATGATGTGATGCTTTTCTTTCCTTAGTAAAATGTAAGAAACATGGTAATTACAATGCGTTCCTACTTCTCGTGTTTTCACCTGCTGAACTCCGGTAGTGGTTTAGCTATTCCTTCGCTGTAAGCCTTGTGCACCGCTTCGCAAACGAATCTATACTGACTCTATAAAAAGTGAATACacgtattattagttattataaAAAGGAGCACTTCTCGACGTATTCATGAAAACTGTTAACTCACAGCATTTTGTATCATCATCGCCCTTTGATCTCTCATAGAACGCACAATGTCTAACGGATACACTGGTTGGTTCGCTTCGATAAGACACAGTGCTGTCTCCATTAATACTAAAACACCCGTTCTACCAATCCCGGCAGAACAATGGACGACAGCAGGTTCTACGATTCCTGTTCGAGCTGCCCTCACCCTCTCGGTAAAAGTTGTGAACTGTCTCCAATCGCTGGGCACTCCGTGATCGGGCCAACTGCAGTATTGCATATGCGTGATATCTCTTTCTTCTCCAGTCTGGAACGTGGAGCCATAATTAGTGCTCGAACGACATCGATTTATTTATCGAATTAAGGgaatagactcgtttttccaggattgcaagggtgcgggatgcgcctttgggtttttcagtagtcagaagcgctagataaaagatcaatctaggccgctgtctccatcaaaagtcctatttttaatttgcattatttggaagcatacagctgcacaTGTAGCTattataatgcaaattacgccttgtaatcgtaaaaatgggacttttgaAGGAGACAGCGGcctggattgatcttttatctagcgcttttgactactgaagaactccgtctttgcattatcgagaaatgggaaggcgcatcccgcacacttgcaatcctggaaacgagtctaccctcttaatTTTCAAACATAAGTAATCCCTACATTTATATCACGGAGTATAAATTCTCTAAATATGAAAGTGTCTTCGACGTTTTCAACCGTCGAAGTGAGCGTGAGATTTCGTAGCGTGAGCGTTTCGTTAAGCGCGGGCCAATATTGATGGCATTTGGCTCGGCCGCGTTCAACAAGAGTTGTCAGCATAACGACAAGGGTACTGCCTGCCTCTAAAACCATCTGCCAAAAGTCAGCGACAGTTGTTGATAATGGTCCTTGTGTGGCAATGTATCTATTGATAATACCCGACCCGGGGATTTCCATGTTCACGTAATTAGCGTTGATGTAGTCACCGTTCGAAGAACCCATAAGTATCACTCGAGTAACATCATCTAAAACAATATATAATACATGAATGTCTGTAACTGAAACCTTTAAATAATTCGTGGGCGGTTTTTTTCTATCCACTTACACGGCGAGATGTCCCgataacgatttttattttgattttcagGCTTCTTGGACTCCAGAGAAGTAAGCTCGGGATTCTTCCGATACAGTTGCTCGTACTGAGCGATTAGGGCACCGCTCGCAAGGCCATCGGCAAGCAGCAACATTGATTGTGCTAATGCGTCCGATCCGATTGCTGCGTGAGGCGCATCCGGTACGTACCTTGAAACGTTTAAGAAATTATGTTTAGTGCTTCGTAAACCCAGTGTTAAAATTAACCCTCTTGTTTTGAAACTTTGTGACTTATATTTTCTTAATTCCGGAACACATAACCGtaaaacctaagatgtaaatattaactcatcaatttgaataaatgaacatcgaaaaataactgtttctctctctctctcccttgttATTCTATCGATTGTTTATCACTGTGTCGacttgacaccgagggacagattcaatTCGTGAGATGCGGTACGGATGTGGGTTAATTAACGCTAGCAATCAGCTGCAATACCTATACGGCGGTTCCTCTTCAGATGTTTCATCGGTACCAGCTAACGCATTGTACAAAGCATTTGGCCTGACAGTTAATGTCAGCTCACCGGATCCCGAATCGCGGGATTTACGAATCAAATGTACTACATGCTCGTGCAGTAATCCACTCACGTCGATCCCATTGATGTAGACTACCTATTTGATCAATGTATTGATGACGATTGCCTTATGGGTGATAAGATAATTATGTGATAGTAAAATATGAACCTGATCTCCTTCGTTTAACTTCGGATAACAACGATCGGCGGGTGTGTTCGGAGCCACCCTCGATACTAAAATAGGCATGTCAAGGTCCAAACCACCTTTCACATTGAATCCGAACCGACCTTGTTCATCCGGTGTCAGAGTTATCGACACCAATCCATCTTCCACAATCTGCAATGATAATCGACCATTATATtgtctatttataaataaaagtttGATCGTAAAGTACCTGAGGAGCGGGCGAGCTAGTAGGTTCGCTGTAATCCGGTAAATCGTAAATATTTCTTTCAGCGGTTGTATCATCGTCTGCGTAACTTAAGACTCTGGAACCTAATACGGGAGAAAATGCGTTGCCTTGTGTATGTGAACCTGATATTTCATCTCGTAGAGATAAGAAACCACCCTCGCTGCAGAACAGAACGAAAAGAATTGCAGATTACGGTCAAAGAGATTGGCCCATTTGCATCGCAGCTCTAAATAcgaatgcaaatgggttaagaattcgaaattgtttaattatatttcaacTAACTCGTCGCTAGGATTGCCTTCGCCCCATGCTTGGCGAGGTTCGCGAGCACCAAGAGATTGAACTTTATTATCGTATGGCCTAGGAGGTCTTCCAGGAAGTACAGATAATTTTCCTTTATCGTCTATAAGCGGAGCCGATGTAACTCCATGTACCAATCTTTTACTAGGAGATCTGTCATCGAAGTcactatataaaaattgtttaaaacataATATTACAGTGGtacgaaatagaaaatattaattttaccgTATAAATGTTCTTTCCACTCTTGCTCTGTGTTTTCCATCCTCGACTGTCTGGAATTCTGTACGTCCTGAATAAGTGAACCTACTGCTTAAAGTAAGGGGGAATCGTCTCGGCCTCATTTTAGGACTGTGCAACCTGAAGAACGTATGATGCTCCACGCACGCTTTCCATAAATTTTTAGAACTACGATATGTCTGCATGTTGAATCCCAGTAGTGTATCGTAGTTTTCTGACTGTAAcgtaattttgtatataaattacGATCAAGGTCTACACGCCTTTgtctttattttaattattcgatGCATTGATTACCTGTTCTCTCCTAAGTTGAATGAAAAATTGTTTCCGTTTGAACGagattttcactattttcgaCCAGGAGAACACATTGATTTTTATTCCATTCTGAAATACTACTAAACCTATAGACGTTACGcctaattgtatttctttgttcgTTGAATCCTAAAGAAacgattagaagaatttcagtaAAAATAGAATTGTGTGGTGTTAATAGAAAGTCATACGATATAGATGTATACCCTTGCTTTGTGTAATTCTACTCCATACATATCTAATCTCTTTGCGTGAtctaaaaaattgaattctgcGTCGGCCGGTAGTTGACCTCTGAAAAGATTTTGATAGTTTTAATAAAGTATGCATTAatacaattagactgcggatgtttatgcaatttgcaatttttgtagatgaattttaagacagtggagtaaaataaaatctcattttattaaataagtaaaaattgttctaaattctgtcgaattttacattctaccattttttaaaattttcagaaaccataaatgcataaagatccgcagtctaaatataatatttgataTGCAGTCTCGACATACTTGTGAAGTTTATGTAATTCGGTTATCTTCTTCTCCATTTCCTCAGTCTGGCCTGGTATAAGCTGCAACCTAGAAAGATATCCTGCACCATGTTCTTCAGGGTGATAATCGCCTAGCTCAGCTGCAATTATATCACACCGAACAGGATTTGACATAAATTCATCatacaattttgtaatttccaatGCAGTGGTATCCTCACATTGAACGGTGTAGCTAGCGATAAGACATGCTGTACTCGGCGGTAATTGAAGTCTTCCTTGAAGAATATCTCTTCGTATTTGAAGGTAGAATTGATACCTAGTGTACTCCTCTTGTAATTTGCTAGGATCCGATACATAAAATTTCACCCTGAAATAAAACTGTCCACCTGAAATGATACATTTTCGTTTCCGTGTCTTGAATTCCTTTCGTTCATACAAACTATATCAACTTAAATATGATCTTTACCCTTACTTCTTATCTGCTTTTTCACTGGTTTCGTAGGGTCCAACCACCTCTGAAATGCCAATGCAATTTGATTATCATTCGACTTGTCAACTaaatggtttttttttttttaataaaagcgtTACCATTACATCTGGAGAATATGTACAAGCCGTGGCTCCGTTTTCTGCATATTGCAAGCCAAAATAGTCTTTTTCAACGAGTTCTAGATGTTGAAACACCAAATCCAATAATACTTGACCTTTCGCTCTTTTCTgaaatatttgtatatattacACGTAACATTAAACAATATTCCATTCTTAttttaatgactagactgcggatctttatgcattataGTAAAattcagtagatgaaattcgaaattgttggaaaatcattaagggaagatttaacattcaattttgtttctatttcttgcaattgatgcagacaattttcttattttgcataaagattcgcactcTATTAATAACTATTCTAACTTACATCCAGCTGAAATGTGTGCTGTGTATCATCAAGAAAGACAACAGTGGCAGACAGAGATTTCAATCTACGATTCCTCGCTAGTTCAGCACCACGAACGTGGTAGCTCCCACTGGAGCCACTCAACGCTCTGCGCGACACACTTTCGATCATCTCAAAGATATGAAGGCGTGTCAACCACCTTCCCGACACCACCTCTCTGCTATGCTGACCACCTGAACGAACAATTGAACATGGAACAGTTAAAAATGATATTCAGAATATATTAGAAATTGCAAATGCAGGATTTATAAATAGACACATTCCGCTTTACGATTTCTAGGAATGTAATTACACGAGCAAATAATATACGCAAATTTATTTATGCAGAGACATTTGATCACCCATTATAAGCACAAACTCGACCATATTAGGTATAGTATTGGAAAGACGCTATTTTGCTTATGATAGCTGGTAGGTTATGTTAAAATTCATTCTATCAATTTTGTAGAAATGACTGAAACGAATGATTGTATCCGATGGAAGCGCACAGGCTGGTTAATTCTATAACACTGTTAAAAGTGTAATTACATTCGGTCGATGTCATTGAAAAGAAATTCATTGGGTCGGTAATCTAATGTCAGTTACATAAGCAAGTTCATATCTACTGCGTGCCAGAATAATGTAGAACGGGATATTCTGAAAATAGTTTACATAGAAGAAGCAAAACGAATGCATTAAATGCCAATACTACTCGAGTACCTTGAGCCAGTCTCAATTAAGAGAGACCTTATACTAATTACTCCCGGACGAAATTGAACAGACCAGACTGAAAAGTTCattcgtttctttttctttttattattatacagttGCACGGCGAACGCGATGAAATATTGTTGAACAGGTTCGACTGCAAAAATCGTACGCGGAGTCGTTGCAGCGA
This genomic interval carries:
- the Ptpmeg gene encoding protein tyrosine phosphatase Meg isoform X3 gives rise to the protein MIESVSRRALSGSSGSYHVRGAELARNRRLKSLSATVVFLDDTQHTFQLDKRAKGQVLLDLVFQHLELVEKDYFGLQYAENGATACTYSPDRWLDPTKPVKKQIRSKGGQFYFRVKFYVSDPSKLQEEYTRYQFYLQIRRDILQGRLQLPPSTACLIASYTVQSELGDYHPEEHGAGYLSRLQLIPGQTEEMEKKITELHKLHKGQLPADAEFNFLDHAKRLDMYGVELHKARDSTNKEIQLGVTSIGLVVFQNGIKINVFSWSKIVKISFKRKQFFIQLRREQSENYDTLLGFNMQTYRSSKNLWKACVEHHTFFRLHSPKMRPRRFPLTLSSRFTYSGRTEFQTVEDGKHRARVERTFIRDFDDRSPSKRLVHGVTSAPLIDDKGKLSVLPGRPPRPYDNKVQSLGAREPRQAWGEGNPSDDEGGFLSLRDEISGSHTQGNAFSPVLGSRVLSYADDDTTAERNIYDLPDYSEPTSSPAPQIVEDGLVSITLTPDEQGRFGFNVKGGLDLDMPILVSRVAPNTPADRCYPKLNEGDQVVYINGIDVSGLLHEHVVHLIRKSRDSGSGELTLTVRPNALYNALAGTDETSEEEPPYRYVPDAPHAAIGSDALAQSMLLLADGLASGALIAQYEQLYRKNPELTSLESKKPENQNKNRYRDISPYDVTRVILMGSSNGDYINANYVNMEIPGSGIINRYIATQGPLSTTVADFWQMVLEAGSTLVVMLTTLVERGRAKCHQYWPALNETLTLRNLTLTSTVENVEDTFIFREFILRDINTGEERDITHMQYCSWPDHGVPSDWRQFTTFTERVRAARTGIVEPAVVHCSAGIGRTGVLVLMETALCLIEANQPVYPLDIVRSMRDQRAMMIQNASQYRFVCEAVHKAYSEGIAKPLPEFSR
- the Ptpmeg gene encoding protein tyrosine phosphatase Meg isoform X4, encoding MIESVSRRALSGSSGSYHVRGAELARNRRLKSLSATVVFLDDTQHTFQLDKRAKGQVLLDLVFQHLELVEKDYFGLQYAENGATACTYSPDRWLDPTKPVKKQIRSGQFYFRVKFYVSDPSKLQEEYTRYQFYLQIRRDILQGRLQLPPSTACLIASYTVQSELGDYHPEEHGAGYLSRLQLIPGQTEEMEKKITELHKLHKGQLPADAEFNFLDHAKRLDMYGVELHKARDSTNKEIQLGVTSIGLVVFQNGIKINVFSWSKIVKISFKRKQFFIQLRREQSENYDTLLGFNMQTYRSSKNLWKACVEHHTFFRLHSPKMRPRRFPLTLSSRFTYSGRTEFQTVEDGKHRARVERTFIRDFDDRSPSKRLVHGVTSAPLIDDKGKLSVLPGRPPRPYDNKVQSLGAREPRQAWGEGNPSDDEGGFLSLRDEISGSHTQGNAFSPVLGSRVLSYADDDTTAERNIYDLPDYSEPTSSPAPQIVEDGLVSITLTPDEQGRFGFNVKGGLDLDMPILVSRVAPNTPADRCYPKLNEGDQVVYINGIDVSGLLHEHVVHLIRKSRDSGSGELTLTVRPNALYNALAGTDETSEEEPPYRYVPDAPHAAIGSDALAQSMLLLADGLASGALIAQYEQLYRKNPELTSLESKKPENQNKNRYRDISPYDVTRVILMGSSNGDYINANYVNMEIPGSGIINRYIATQGPLSTTVADFWQMVLEAGSTLVVMLTTLVERGRAKCHQYWPALNETLTLRNLTLTSTVENVEDTFIFREFILRDINTGEERDITHMQYCSWPDHGVPSDWRQFTTFTERVRAARTGIVEPAVVHCSAGIGRTGVLVLMETALCLIEANQPVYPLDIVRSMRDQRAMMIQNASQYRFVCEAVHKAYSEGIAKPLPEFSR
- the Ptpmeg gene encoding protein tyrosine phosphatase Meg isoform X6, translating into MIESVSRRALSGSSGSYHVRGAELARNRRLKSLSATVVFLDDTQHTFQLDKRAKGQVLLDLVFQHLELVEKDYFGLQYAENGATACTYSPDVMRWLDPTKPVKKQIRSGQFYFRVKFYVSDPSKLQEEYTRYQFYLQIRRDILQGRLQLPPSTACLIASYTVQSELGDYHPEEHGAGYLSRLQLIPGQTEEMEKKITELHKLHKGQLPADAEFNFLDHAKRLDMYGVELHKARDSTNKEIQLGVTSIGLVVFQNGIKINVFSWSKIVKISFKRKQFFIQLRREQSENYDTLLGFNMQTYRSSKNLWKACVEHHTFFRLHSPKMRPRRFPLTLSSRFTYSGRTEFQTVEDGKHRARVERTFIRSPSKRLVHGVTSAPLIDDKGKLSVLPGRPPRPYDNKVQSLGAREPRQAWGEGNPSDDEGGFLSLRDEISGSHTQGNAFSPVLGSRVLSYADDDTTAERNIYDLPDYSEPTSSPAPQIVEDGLVSITLTPDEQGRFGFNVKGGLDLDMPILVSRVAPNTPADRCYPKLNEGDQVVYINGIDVSGLLHEHVVHLIRKSRDSGSGELTLTVRPNALYNALAGTDETSEEEPPYRYVPDAPHAAIGSDALAQSMLLLADGLASGALIAQYEQLYRKNPELTSLESKKPENQNKNRYRDISPYDVTRVILMGSSNGDYINANYVNMEIPGSGIINRYIATQGPLSTTVADFWQMVLEAGSTLVVMLTTLVERGRAKCHQYWPALNETLTLRNLTLTSTVENVEDTFIFREFILRDINTGEERDITHMQYCSWPDHGVPSDWRQFTTFTERVRAARTGIVEPAVVHCSAGIGRTGVLVLMETALCLIEANQPVYPLDIVRSMRDQRAMMIQNASQYRFVCEAVHKAYSEGIAKPLPEFSR
- the Ptpmeg gene encoding protein tyrosine phosphatase Meg isoform X2, with product MIESVSRRALSGSSGSYHVRGAELARNRRLKSLSATVVFLDDTQHTFQLDKRAKGQVLLDLVFQHLELVEKDYFGLQYAENGATACTYSPDVMRWLDPTKPVKKQIRSGQFYFRVKFYVSDPSKLQEEYTRYQFYLQIRRDILQGRLQLPPSTACLIASYTVQSELGDYHPEEHGAGYLSRLQLIPGQTEEMEKKITELHKLHKGQLPADAEFNFLDHAKRLDMYGVELHKARDSTNKEIQLGVTSIGLVVFQNGIKINVFSWSKIVKISFKRKQFFIQLRREQSENYDTLLGFNMQTYRSSKNLWKACVEHHTFFRLHSPKMRPRRFPLTLSSRFTYSGRTEFQTVEDGKHRARVERTFIRDFDDRSPSKRLVHGVTSAPLIDDKGKLSVLPGRPPRPYDNKVQSLGAREPRQAWGEGNPSDDEGGFLSLRDEISGSHTQGNAFSPVLGSRVLSYADDDTTAERNIYDLPDYSEPTSSPAPQIVEDGLVSITLTPDEQGRFGFNVKGGLDLDMPILVSRVAPNTPADRCYPKLNEGDQVVYINGIDVSGLLHEHVVHLIRKSRDSGSGELTLTVRPNALYNALAGTDETSEEEPPYRYVPDAPHAAIGSDALAQSMLLLADGLASGALIAQYEQLYRKNPELTSLESKKPENQNKNRYRDISPYDVTRVILMGSSNGDYINANYVNMEIPGSGIINRYIATQGPLSTTVADFWQMVLEAGSTLVVMLTTLVERGRAKCHQYWPALNETLTLRNLTLTSTVENVEDTFIFREFILRDINTGEERDITHMQYCSWPDHGVPSDWRQFTTFTERVRAARTGIVEPAVVHCSAGIGRTGVLVLMETALCLIEANQPVYPLDIVRSMRDQRAMMIQNASQYRFVCEAVHKAYSEGIAKPLPEFSR
- the Ptpmeg gene encoding protein tyrosine phosphatase Meg isoform X5 yields the protein MIESVSRRALSGSSGSYHVRGAELARNRRLKSLSATVVFLDDTQHTFQLDKRAKGQVLLDLVFQHLELVEKDYFGLQYAENGATACTYSPDVMRWLDPTKPVKKQIRSKGGQFYFRVKFYVSDPSKLQEEYTRYQFYLQIRRDILQGRLQLPPSTACLIASYTVQSELGDYHPEEHGAGYLSRLQLIPGQTEEMEKKITELHKLHKGQLPADAEFNFLDHAKRLDMYGVELHKARDSTNKEIQLGVTSIGLVVFQNGIKINVFSWSKIVKISFKRKQFFIQLRREQSENYDTLLGFNMQTYRSSKNLWKACVEHHTFFRLHSPKMRPRRFPLTLSSRFTYSGRTEFQTVEDGKHRARVERTFIRSPSKRLVHGVTSAPLIDDKGKLSVLPGRPPRPYDNKVQSLGAREPRQAWGEGNPSDDEGGFLSLRDEISGSHTQGNAFSPVLGSRVLSYADDDTTAERNIYDLPDYSEPTSSPAPQIVEDGLVSITLTPDEQGRFGFNVKGGLDLDMPILVSRVAPNTPADRCYPKLNEGDQVVYINGIDVSGLLHEHVVHLIRKSRDSGSGELTLTVRPNALYNALAGTDETSEEEPPYRYVPDAPHAAIGSDALAQSMLLLADGLASGALIAQYEQLYRKNPELTSLESKKPENQNKNRYRDISPYDVTRVILMGSSNGDYINANYVNMEIPGSGIINRYIATQGPLSTTVADFWQMVLEAGSTLVVMLTTLVERGRAKCHQYWPALNETLTLRNLTLTSTVENVEDTFIFREFILRDINTGEERDITHMQYCSWPDHGVPSDWRQFTTFTERVRAARTGIVEPAVVHCSAGIGRTGVLVLMETALCLIEANQPVYPLDIVRSMRDQRAMMIQNASQYRFVCEAVHKAYSEGIAKPLPEFSR
- the Ptpmeg gene encoding protein tyrosine phosphatase Meg isoform X1, producing MIESVSRRALSGSSGSYHVRGAELARNRRLKSLSATVVFLDDTQHTFQLDKRAKGQVLLDLVFQHLELVEKDYFGLQYAENGATACTYSPDVMRWLDPTKPVKKQIRSKGGQFYFRVKFYVSDPSKLQEEYTRYQFYLQIRRDILQGRLQLPPSTACLIASYTVQSELGDYHPEEHGAGYLSRLQLIPGQTEEMEKKITELHKLHKGQLPADAEFNFLDHAKRLDMYGVELHKARDSTNKEIQLGVTSIGLVVFQNGIKINVFSWSKIVKISFKRKQFFIQLRREQSENYDTLLGFNMQTYRSSKNLWKACVEHHTFFRLHSPKMRPRRFPLTLSSRFTYSGRTEFQTVEDGKHRARVERTFIRDFDDRSPSKRLVHGVTSAPLIDDKGKLSVLPGRPPRPYDNKVQSLGAREPRQAWGEGNPSDDEGGFLSLRDEISGSHTQGNAFSPVLGSRVLSYADDDTTAERNIYDLPDYSEPTSSPAPQIVEDGLVSITLTPDEQGRFGFNVKGGLDLDMPILVSRVAPNTPADRCYPKLNEGDQVVYINGIDVSGLLHEHVVHLIRKSRDSGSGELTLTVRPNALYNALAGTDETSEEEPPYRYVPDAPHAAIGSDALAQSMLLLADGLASGALIAQYEQLYRKNPELTSLESKKPENQNKNRYRDISPYDVTRVILMGSSNGDYINANYVNMEIPGSGIINRYIATQGPLSTTVADFWQMVLEAGSTLVVMLTTLVERGRAKCHQYWPALNETLTLRNLTLTSTVENVEDTFIFREFILRDINTGEERDITHMQYCSWPDHGVPSDWRQFTTFTERVRAARTGIVEPAVVHCSAGIGRTGVLVLMETALCLIEANQPVYPLDIVRSMRDQRAMMIQNASQYRFVCEAVHKAYSEGIAKPLPEFSR